TCCATCTGGAGCTGACGGCGACGGAGATGGGGCGATGGCTCGACATCGAGGCGGAAAGTCTTCAGCAGCGGGGGAAGAACCTTCAGGAGTTGAAGGCACAGCTCCCCAAGCTGAAGGCGGCCGAGGCGGACAACACCGAGGTGCTGCACCGTCTGGCGAACCACTTCGCGCGCGTGGCGGCGGGCCGCTGAATCAGCGTGATGGTCAAGGGGCCACGTGCTGCACGACTTTCACCACGATATCCGCATCGTGCCCCTGGCCCCCCGCGACACCGTCAGCCCCATATGACAGGACGAACGGAGCATCGCCTTCGTTGACGTACACGTAATCCCGGCCCCAGGGGTCCGTGAGAAGCACATCGAGCGTGCCTGACCGCACGATCTCCGCAAATGCGGAGGACGTGGTCGGGTATTGCCCCGTCTTCGTGTCGTGGCGCTTGAGTGCCGCTGCAAGGCCATGGAGGTCCAGGCTGGCTCGGTCCCTCCTCGCTGCTTGCAGCTTGGGGTGAATCACGACCACGAACATGGCCGTGACGACGAGACCGAAAATGAGGAGGATGATCATGTACTCGCATGCGGTTCCGCCACGCGCGCGACGGTGCCGCGAGTCCACCTTCTGGGTGAGCTTCATCTTTGAATTTCAACCTCCTGTGATGGGATGACTTCGAGCTGCGCGCGGAGACAGGGCGAAGCTGCCTGCCGATTCAGGGGGCGCAGTGCGGACCGTCGCGAGGGCGCGGGACACGAGGCGCCACCTTGATGGTGACGTCCTGGCCTGACCCGGTTCCGCCCGCGACGCCTTCCTCGCCATGGCTCATCACGACCGGGTGGCCGTCATCATTGACGTACACGTAGCGATGACCCCAGGGATCCAATGGGGGCTGTTCGAGCACCCCTGATTGCTCCAGGGCCGCCAACCCTGTGTCGGTGTCTGGGAAGCTTCCTGTCCTGCATTGGTGAAGCTCGAGGCCTAGCGCGATGATCGTGAGATCGGTCCTCGCCCGGCTTGGCTTCGCCATGTCCCTGTGGACCGCGAGCGTGATCGATCCCGCGATCGCGGCGATGAGGCCCATGATCGCGAAGATGACCATGAACTCGATCAACGTTACGCCCGGAGGGGAACGGCGCCGCGGCTTCTGAGTGGGTCTCATCGCTGAGTCGTGACCTCGTGTGACGTTGTGTCAGTCGCGTGCGCCGCCGCCGTGCCGCCATGTCTGCCGTTGCCAGGGCGTTGCACGCGCCTCCGGCAGGGCTGAGCCAAGACATCCGGCTCGCCCCAGGCGCAGTGCAGCCGGCGTGCCCGATACGCGCCCCTGCGCGTGAAACAGCGAAATCAAGGGGTTGGCACCGCTCGGTGTGTGGAGGTCGAAGGATCAGACCCTCGTGCGTTAATAGGATGGCAGTTGAAACCTGCCCTTGGGGGACGGGTCGAGACGAGGGGGAACATGGCGCCGACGTACGACGCGCTGGTGATTGGCACCGGCTTCGGGGGAGCGGTGGCCGCCTGCCGTCTGGCGCAGGCGGGCCTGTCCGTGCGCGTCCTGGAGCGGGGCCTGCGTTACCCGAAGGGGAGTTTCCCCCGCGACTGGAGCAACCCCTTCAACGGTTGGCTGTGGCAGTACGGCCAGGGCCTCTTCGACATCAAGCTGCTGCCCGGCATGAGCATCGTCCAATCCGCGGGGTA
This genomic window from Myxococcus hansupus contains:
- a CDS encoding type II secretion system protein GspG, with amino-acid sequence MKLTQKVDSRHRRARGGTACEYMIILLIFGLVVTAMFVVVIHPKLQAARRDRASLDLHGLAAALKRHDTKTGQYPTTSSAFAEIVRSGTLDVLLTDPWGRDYVYVNEGDAPFVLSYGADGVAGGQGHDADIVVKVVQHVAP
- a CDS encoding type II secretion system protein GspG; this translates as MRPTQKPRRRSPPGVTLIEFMVIFAIMGLIAAIAGSITLAVHRDMAKPSRARTDLTIIALGLELHQCRTGSFPDTDTGLAALEQSGVLEQPPLDPWGHRYVYVNDDGHPVVMSHGEEGVAGGTGSGQDVTIKVAPRVPRPRDGPHCAP